From a single Actinomycetota bacterium genomic region:
- the aroA gene encoding 3-phosphoshikimate 1-carboxyvinyltransferase — translation MRHVATRAAGPLRGEVRVPGDKSVSHRAVLFAAMARGVSHLTGVLDSADVRSTLAAVHALGAGVGISEAGGGSLDVTVSGWGATGPTEPDAEIDCGNSGTTARLLMGVLAGWPVCVTLTGDESLSRRPMGRVTVPLSAMGAEIVTAAGGRMPVRIFGGGLHALDHESQVASAQVKTAVLLAGLRASGRTVVSEPVLSRDHTERLLPAFGIEVGRDEDLHVCWVEGPAVPIAADVAVPRDPSSAAFMVGAATVVPASDVVVCDVALNPTRLGFLRVLARMGADVEARTTGAAGAEPVGDIVVHGGTALRGVLVAADESPSLIDEVPLLAVVAARAEGTTRFEGVRELRVKESDRLTAVADGLRAMGVSVRTGDDWLEVDGVAELHAAELDSLGDHRLAMTYAVAALAADGPVGIERFESVGVSYPGFLADLAALGGGGSR, via the coding sequence GTGAGGCACGTCGCGACACGCGCCGCAGGCCCGCTGCGCGGCGAGGTCCGCGTTCCGGGCGACAAGTCCGTATCGCACCGGGCCGTCCTGTTCGCGGCGATGGCGCGGGGCGTCTCGCACCTGACCGGCGTGCTCGACTCGGCCGACGTGCGCTCCACGCTGGCCGCCGTGCACGCGCTCGGCGCCGGCGTGGGGATCAGCGAGGCCGGAGGCGGCTCGCTCGACGTGACCGTGAGCGGCTGGGGCGCGACCGGTCCGACCGAGCCGGACGCGGAGATCGACTGTGGCAACTCGGGCACGACGGCGCGCCTGCTCATGGGCGTGCTCGCGGGCTGGCCGGTGTGCGTGACGCTGACCGGCGACGAGTCGCTGTCGCGCCGCCCGATGGGCCGCGTGACGGTGCCGCTGTCCGCGATGGGAGCCGAGATCGTCACCGCGGCCGGAGGACGGATGCCGGTGCGCATCTTCGGCGGCGGCCTGCACGCGCTCGACCACGAGTCGCAGGTCGCGAGCGCGCAGGTCAAGACGGCCGTGCTTCTCGCGGGGCTGCGCGCGTCCGGTCGCACGGTCGTCAGCGAGCCGGTGCTCTCGCGTGACCACACCGAGCGGCTGCTGCCGGCGTTCGGGATCGAGGTCGGGCGTGACGAGGACCTGCACGTCTGCTGGGTCGAGGGGCCGGCGGTCCCGATCGCCGCCGACGTCGCGGTCCCGCGCGATCCGTCGTCGGCGGCGTTCATGGTGGGCGCGGCGACCGTCGTGCCCGCCAGCGACGTCGTGGTCTGCGACGTCGCGCTGAACCCCACCCGCCTCGGGTTCCTGCGGGTGCTCGCGCGGATGGGCGCCGATGTGGAGGCGCGCACGACCGGCGCGGCCGGCGCCGAGCCGGTGGGCGACATCGTCGTGCACGGAGGCACCGCGTTGCGCGGCGTGCTCGTGGCCGCCGACGAGTCACCCTCGCTGATCGACGAGGTGCCGCTGCTCGCGGTCGTGGCCGCGCGCGCCGAGGGGACCACTCGGTTCGAGGGCGTTCGCGAACTGCGCGTCAAGGAGTCCGACCGGCTGACGGCCGTGGCCGACGGCCTGCGCGCGATGGGCGTCTCTGTGCGCACCGGGGACGACTGGCTCGAGGTGGACGGTGTGGCCGAGTTGCATGCTGCCGAGCTGGACTCGCTCGGGGACCACCGCCTGGCGATGACGTACGCAGTGGCGGCGCTCGCGGCGGACGGCCCGGTGGGCATCGAGCGGTTCGAGAGCGTGGGGGTGAGCTACCCGGGGTTCCTCGCGGACCTGGCAGCGTTGGGCGGAGGCGGTTCCCGGTGA